The following proteins are encoded in a genomic region of Channa argus isolate prfri chromosome 3, Channa argus male v1.0, whole genome shotgun sequence:
- the kdm2aa gene encoding lysine (K)-specific demethylase 2Aa isoform X2 translates to MDDSKARYSKRLRAGTRRRYHDDGISDEEIDGRRMFDLEEKVNSQKFSSDRVIRMEGKDFTYEFIQRSGLREPIIFEKPDGLGLKMPDLNFTVNDVKMFVGSRRMIDVMDVSTQKGTEMSMAQWTRYYETPPSQREKLYNVISLEFSHTKLENLVKRPATVDLIDWVDNMWPRHLKERQRDSTNSINDMQYPKVQKYCLMSVEGCYTDFHIDFGGTSVWYHILRGSKVFWLIPPTPQNLELYENWVLSGKQGDVFLGDRASECQRIELKQGCTLIIPSGWIHAVYTPVDSMVFGGNFLHSFNIPMQLNICNIEDRTRVPVKFRYPFYYEMAWYVLERYVFGLTGTSYLTPEFQKHSLGIGLKKPPASDAAGEQLKVEGCVGSDEEASEKQSDKPGAKVYLTPLELEGLWNLLGKLEALPSNKKCVPSGIHNAPALITHIKALLKEHANDNAKLSYTGKPIVKWPKRPSWYQPPPPPPPPPRPKLATTPIIPRPQKPASSMSVLRRRRVRCKRCEACIRPECGDCNFCRDMKKFGGPGKLKQTCVLRQCLSPGLPLSAVCEICKEPNQEETGDPSLTLMECSNCAQIVHPACLTIQGQGVVNKDLPSCWECPKCVQGITDPESSGSDESLAASHQQHIRPHGPLVLRLGPGPSATKGGPVGSQPDGDVVRCGFFPPPSPPPLPSCSSSSTASLLLVAAPLPSQPISSRLCKGDKGEGLAVKRKSSSLLDARMAKIYRRQRHSRDGDDSASDDDDEASQRRNMVLYARGGSHSTKRGFGANRRGLLRGGSAQRGTRGGLVTHGSSSVLKLKRGIGMREGGRRGRGVKVRGGSRMQRRGDESEDSDDDDDDDDDDDEDEEEEEDSEDGDKEHLRRCRRRRRTDDDEDEDEDSEGAEFDPEEELDTLEDEEEEDLEEDGRWDSDPEPPVLLVSDLSDDLLNGSYLTVTLQRPHKAKRQPGSIVPKLEAAMAPRTAAMGAGGQQGFIQRKTALSKPSRLRSSDTTADSGTPRGPGRPRLRGNHGDRGTRDRSASSSEEGEGAAPPASSCLSPSSLLSLPAFKDMGNEKGGEKEVWVSVFKYLSRAELLACMTVCKAWYKWSCDKRLWSHVDMSRCNPVSNQALAGIIKRQPTSLDLSWTPLAKRQLNCLLTRLPGLRKLRVTGLSWSCLSALVSPTLPCLRLLDLRWCEGIKDGQIKEIITPPGSESSRSRLRNTVTLRLSGLDISESTLRLLQRHMPQLERLDLAHCKDITDSSIALLAAAGTHTRNNLTELTLAGCSELTDSCLSYLKRLSSLTLLDLRGCKNISRRACDTFISDLSHVALYCMMEEKLIQRLD, encoded by the exons ATGGATGATTCCAAGGCGCGGTACAGCAAAAGACTG CGGGCCGGCACCCGGCGACGTTACCATGATGATGGCATTTCTGATGAGGAAATTGATGGAAGGAGAATGTTTGACCTGGAGGAGAAGGTCAACAGTCAGAAGTTCAGCTCTGACCGGGTTATTCGCATGGAGGGAAaag acTTTACATATGAGTTTATCCAGAGAAGTGGTCTAAGGGAGCCAATCATCTTTGAGAAGCCTGATGGCCTGGGACTCAA GATGCCTGATCTTAACTTCACTGTCAATGATGTCAAGATGTTTGTTG GTAGCAGACGCATGATAGATGTGATGGATGTGAGCACTCAGAAGGGGACAGAGATGTCCATGGCTCAGTGGACACGTTACTACGAGACCCCTCCATCGCAGAGAGAGAAGCTCTACAATGTCATCAGCTTGGAGTTCAGCCACACCAAGCTGGAGAACCTGGTCAAGAGACCTGCCACG GTAGATCTAATAGACTGGGTGGACAATATGTGGCCTCGTCAcctgaaagagagacagagagactcaACCAACTCTATTAATGACATGCAGTACcccaaagtacaaaa gTACTGTCTGATGAGTGTTGAGGGCTGCTACACAGACTTTCACATTGACTTCGGAGGGACCTCAGTGTGGTACCACATACTGAGAGGAAGCAAG GTGTTCTGGCTtatcccccccacccctcaaAACCTAGAGCTGTATGAGAACTGGGTTCTTTCAGGGAAACAGGGGGACGTGTTTCTGGGAGACAGGGCATCTGAGTGCCAGAGGATAGAACTGAAGCAGGGATGCACCCTCATCATACCCTCAG GTTGGATTCATGCTGTCTACACTCCTGTGGACTCGATGGTCTTCGGAGGGAACTTCCTGCACAGCTTCAACATCCCAATGCAACTTAACATTTGTAATATAGAGGACAGAACACGG GTGCCAGTGAAGTTTCGTTACCCCTTCTACTATGAGATGGCCTGGTATGTGTTGGAGCGATACGTTTTCGGCCTTACTGGGACGTCCTATCTCACTCCAGAGTTCCAGAAACACTCACTAGGCATCG GTCTGAAGAAGCCACCTGCCTCAGATGCTGCCGGTGAGCAGTTGAAGGTGGAGGGATGTGTGGGCAGTGATGAAGAAGCTTCAGAGAAGCAGTCTGACAAGCCTGGAGCTAAAGTATACCTGACTCCCCTTGAGTTGGAGGGACTGTGGAACCTGCTGGGTAAACTGGAGGCTCTGCCCTCCAACAAGAAGTGTGTCCCATCAGGAATACACAATGCCCCAGCACTCATTACACACATTAAG GCCCTACTGAAGGAACATGCTAATGACAATGCCAAACTCTCCTACACAGGAAAACCCATTGTGAAGTGGCCAAAGAGG CCGTCATGGTAccagcctcctcctccaccaccacctcctcctcgtCCAAAACTAGCTACCACACCCATCATCCCACGACCACAGAAACCAGCCTCTTCCATGTCTGTGCTGAGACGTCGCAGGGTCAG gtgTAAGCGCTGTGAAGCCTGCATCAGACCAGAGTGTGGAGACTGTAATTTCTGCAGGGACATGAAGAAGTTTGGAGGACCAGGAAAGCTCAAGCAGACCTGTGTGCTTCGACAGTGTCTCTCA CCgggcctccctctctctgcagtgtGTGAGATCTGCAAGGAGCCCAATCAAGAGGAAACTGGAGACCCCTCCCTCACTCTAATGGAGTGTTCAAACTGTGCACAGATTGTCCATCCTGCCTGTCTCACG ATTCAGGGTCAAGGAGTGGTAAATAAAGACCTGCCCAGCTGTTGGGAGTGTCCAAAGTGTGTCCAAGGAATCACTGACCCAGAG TCATCAGGCAGTGATGAATCGTTGGCTGCCAGCCACCAGCAGCACATCCGTCCCCACGGCCCCCTGGTCCTCAGGCTGGGCCCAGGGCCCTCTGCTACCAAAGGGGGTCCTGTGGGCTCCCAGCCGGATGGGGACGTGGTCCGCTGTGGCTtcttccctcctccttctcctcctcctcttccttcctgttcttcctcctccacagcGTCGCTTCTATTGGTGGCGGCCCCTCTGCCTTCTCAGCCAATCAGCTCGAGACTG TGTAAAGGGGACAAAGGAGAAGGCCTCGCTGTG AAGCGTAAATCCTCCTCCCTGCTGGATGCTCGTATGGCAAAGATTTACAGACGACAGAGGCACAGCCGTGATGGGGATGACTCTGCAAGTGATGACGACGACGAAG CTTCTCAGAGGAGAAATATGGTGCTCTATGCCCGAGGGGGGAGCCACTCTACTAAGAGGGGGTTTGGTGCCAACAGGAGAGGCCTGCTGAGAGGAGGCTCAGCCCAAAGAGGAACCAGAGGAGGCCTTGTGACTCATGGCTCCTCCTCTGTCCTAAAGCTAAAGCGAGGTATTGGCATGAGGGAAGGTGGACGGAGGGGACGGGGGGTGAAGGTGCGGGGAGGCTCCAGAATGCAGAGAAGAGGAGATGAGTCTGAGGATTCcgatgatgatgacgacgacgacgacgacgacgacgaagatgaagaggaagaagaagacagcGAAGATGGAGATAAAGAACACCTTCGTAGATGCAGAAGGAGACGCAGGACTGACGacgatgaagatgaagatgaagacagTGAGGGGGCAGAATTTGACCCTGAAGAAGAGCTGGACACCctggaagatgaggaagaggaagatctGGAGGAGGACGGGCGCTGGGATTCAGACCCAGAGCCCCCAGTCCTCCTGGTGTCGGATCTATCCGATGACCTGCTGAATGGCTCCTACCTGACCGTGACTCTACAGCGCCCCCACAAGGCTAAGAGGCAGCCTG GCTCAATCGTTCCAAAGCTGGAGGCTGCTATGGCTCCACGGACGGCTGCAATGGGTGCTGGTGGTCAACAGGGCTTCATCCAGAGAAAGACGGCTCTGTCCAAACCTTCCCGACTCAGGAGCTCTGACACCACGGCAGACAGTGGAACTCCAAGAGGACCTGGCAG GCCACGTCTACGAGGTAACCATGGTGACCGAGGCACTAGAGATCGCTCTGCCTCTTCCTCAGAGGAAGGGGAAGGTGCTGCACCTCCTGCATCCTCTTGCCTCTCTCCTTCATCCCTGCTGTCTCTGCCAGCCTTTAAAGACATGGGCAatgagaaaggaggagagaaggaggtgTGGGTGTCTGTGTTCAAATACTTGAGCAGAGCGGAGCTGCTGGCCTGTATGACGGTCTGTAAGGCCTGGTACAAGTG GAGTTGTGACAAGCGTCTGTGGAGTCATGTGGACATGAGTCGATGCAACCCTGTCAGTAACCAAGCCCTGGCCGGCATCATCAAACGCCAGCCCACCTCTCTAGACCTGTCCTGGACCCCCCTGGCTAAGAGACAGCTCAACTGTCTGCTCACCAGGCTGCCAG gtCTAAGAAAGTTGAGAGTCACTGGTCTGTCCTGGTCCTGTCTGTCAGCCCTGGTCTCTCCCACTCTGCCCTGCCTGCGGCTCCTGGACCTGCGCTGGTGTGAAGGCATTAAAGACGGACAGATTAAAGAAATCATCACCCCGCCTG GTTCCGAGTCATCTCGTAGCAGACTGAGGAACACTGTGACCCTGCGTCTGTCCGGTCTGGACATCAGTGAGTCAACTCTGAGGCTGCTGCAGCGCCACATGCCTCAGCTGGAGAGGCTGGACCTCGCTCACTGCAAGGACATAACAGATTCGTCCATTGCCCTGCTGGCAGCAGCCGGGACTCACACGCGCAACAACCTCACTGAGCTCACACTGGCAG gcTGTAGTGAGCTGACAGACAGCTGTCTGTCCTACCTAAAGCGTTTGTCCTCTCTGACCCTGCTGGACCTCAGAGGCTGTAAGAATATCAGCAGACGAGCCTGTGACACCTTTATCTCTGACCTGTCCCACGTCGCCCTCTACTGTATGATGGAGGAGAAGCTCATTCAGCGCCTGGACTAA